One genomic window of Alphaproteobacteria bacterium includes the following:
- a CDS encoding carbohydrate ABC transporter permease, with product MRTSLGMRILVLCVHAVLLVGALFMVLPMLWMLATSFKPPTEIAVWPPQLLPQAPTLDNYTGMFVVAPFGRFFLNSLGVSSVATLSVAVTSVLAGAVFAKYRFPGRTFLFMLIIATAIVPSESYMVPLYIQLIPIGWINTYQGFILPYLIMSFGIFLLRQHVSSAVPTELLEAARVDGASEWWILGRVITPLSGPALSAIGIFAFIQAWGAFIWPLLVVNNQLYFNMEVGLTAFQFKFSADYGKLMAGSVISVLPMLVVFLLLRRRIVDSMALTGLKG from the coding sequence ATGCGAACGTCGCTCGGCATGCGGATACTCGTCCTGTGCGTGCACGCCGTGCTGCTCGTCGGCGCCCTCTTCATGGTGCTGCCGATGCTGTGGATGCTGGCGACTTCGTTCAAGCCGCCGACGGAGATTGCGGTCTGGCCGCCGCAGCTTTTGCCGCAAGCGCCCACGCTCGACAATTATACCGGCATGTTCGTCGTGGCCCCCTTCGGGCGGTTCTTCCTGAACAGCTTGGGCGTTTCCTCCGTCGCCACGTTAAGCGTGGCCGTGACCTCCGTGCTGGCGGGGGCCGTCTTCGCCAAGTACCGTTTCCCGGGTCGAACGTTCCTCTTCATGCTCATCATTGCAACGGCGATCGTGCCGTCCGAGAGCTACATGGTGCCGCTTTATATCCAGCTCATCCCGATCGGCTGGATAAATACCTATCAGGGCTTCATCCTGCCCTACCTGATCATGAGCTTCGGCATCTTCCTGCTCCGCCAGCACGTATCATCGGCGGTACCGACCGAGCTGCTCGAGGCGGCGCGCGTCGACGGTGCGTCGGAATGGTGGATTCTCGGTCGCGTGATTACCCCGCTCTCGGGACCGGCGTTGAGTGCCATCGGGATATTCGCGTTCATCCAGGCTTGGGGTGCGTTCATCTGGCCCCTCCTCGTCGTGAACAACCAGCTCTATTTCAACATGGAAGTGGGCTTGACCGCGTTCCAGTTCAAATTCAGCGCCGACTACGGCAAGCTCATGGCGGGATCGGTGATCAGCGTCCTGCCCATGCTGGTCGTCTTTCTCCTTCTGCGCCGGCGCATTGTCGATAGCATGGCATTGACTGGGTTAAAGGGCTGA